The following proteins come from a genomic window of Dysidea avara chromosome 12, odDysAvar1.4, whole genome shotgun sequence:
- the LOC136241138 gene encoding uncharacterized protein produces MGVHVLMLLLAIATCSDAASLEPTCVKIDECSCHLTGVEQPGVIDLHSLVSGNPEPTFTVQAKSEQTNLTYNYSYNPCMIFSTNSCPNTSMCQTGDKVESYDLGNLETVEFVFRVTSVFAVYHSKHDDKHGQNRTSEVELICDEDEMKGRFEYDHELSERHYMFKLYTQCACPGKCTSSQTECQAKDLCSCEMSDRSGTINLHSLDNATSPLRDEASPTNTFLYNPCSPITKPDCKGNSLCEEKGDDLVGLGMANSAKFVQNNNQLSIQYTGPNGIMSYVNLFCDENQRNKPFFRAVGEGNMYDLYSVCACPNGCSGPPSNGTCDQTDSCTCKSTSDGAVINLHDLDNPYAPLTAEDNEGYFYYYNPCSGIKLQNTSGKCNGVAACQYDPYHGLYYDIGNIGPEIHYNATSKSFTFHYTGGQENRSFDVRMICDPDVASTILLPDDDIPKGVTMYPLKLISKYACPQ; encoded by the coding sequence ATGGGTGTGCACGTGCTTATGCTTTTACTGGCCATTGCAACCTGTTCTGATGCTGCATCACTTGAGCCAACATGTGTCAAAATTGATGAGTGTTCATGTCACTTAACGGGAGTGGAACAACCTGGAGTGATTGATTTACATAGCCTGGTTAGTGGTAACCCTGAGCCAACTTTCACAGTTCAAGCAAAATCTGAACAAACTAATCTGACATATAACTACTCTTACAATCCATGCATGATTTTCTCCACTAATAGTTGTCCAAATACTAGTATGTGTCAGACCGGTGATAAAGTGGAATCATACGACTTAGGAAATCTTGAAACTGTTGAGTTTGTGTTTCGAGTCACTTCTGTCTTTGCAGTTTATCACTCTAAACATGATGACAAACATGGACAAAACAGAACATCAGAAGTGGAGTTGATATGTGATGAAGATGAAATGAAAGGAAGATTTGAATATGATCATGAGCTTAGTGAACGTCATTACATGTTTAAGCTTTACACTCAATGTGCCTGTCCTGGAAAGTGTACATCTTCACAAACTGAATGTCAAGCTAAGGATTTGTGTAGTTGCGAAATGTCAGATAGATCTGGTACAATTAACCTTCATTCCCTTGATAATGCAACAAGTCCACTAAGAGATGAAGCAAGTCCAACAAACACCTTTCTATACAATCCTTGTTCACCTATCACTAAACCTGACTGTAAGGGTAACTCACTGTGTGAAGAAAAAGGAGATGATCTTGTCGGTTTAGGTATGGCAAATTCTGCAAAATTCGTACAGAATAACAATCAACTTAGCATACAATACACTGGGCCAAATGGCATTATGTCATATGTAAATTTGTTTTGTGACGAGAACCAAAGAAATAAGCCATTCTTTAGAGCAGTTGGCGAAGGAAACATGTATGATCTCTACAGTGTGTGTGCCTGTCCTAATGGTTGCAGTGGTCCACCATCAAATGGAACATGTGACCAAACTGACTCATGTACCTGTAAGAGCACTAGTGATGGTGCAGTGATCAACCTTCATGATCTAGACAATCCATATGCACCACTGACTGCAGAAGACAATGAAGGTTACTTTTACTACTACAATCCTTGCAGTGGAATAAAACTACAGAACACTTCAGGAAAATGTAATGGAGTGGCTGCCTGTCAATATGATCCCTACCATGGTTTGTATTATGATATTGGAAATATTGGCCCCGAAATACATTACAATGCTACCTCAAAGTCTTTTACATTTCATTACACTGGAGGTCAAGAAAATCGTTCTTTTGATGTGAGGATGATATGTGATCCTGATGTTGCTAGTACAATACTTTTGCCAGATGATGATATACCTAAAGGTGTTACTATGTATCCTCTTAAGCTAATTTCCAAGTATGCATGCCCACAGTAA
- the LOC136241101 gene encoding uncharacterized protein, translating into MKFAAVLVVMVILAFITNIDGQPVCTKIDQCSCRLSGVEPSGVINLHDIVSGKHEPEFVVEGKSEQTNLWYNFSYNPCFNFSDYGCPNTGICQTHDGIQPYDLGNLDTTEFAYGEDENHTIVALYLSKDSTTDGRVSLVGLVCDESEMKGRFVFNGETLQQFYTFLLYTRCACPGKCTKSLRECRAKDSCSCEMSDGTGTINLHSLDNPSSPLRDEVSPTNTFLYNPCSAMTNPSCKNNSLCEEQGESIIPLGRAYYSRFVFNNNQLAVQYIQFNDSFSTVNLICDHNQTDKPVFRAVGDGYTYNLYSVCACPNGCGGPPSNGTCDQTDSCTCKSTSDGAVINLHDLDNPYAPLTAKDNEGHTYYYNPCSGIHLEDSSGKCDGAAACQYDPYHDVYYNIGNNSPRIDYDATSKSFTFHYTGDGDGHSIDVRMICDHDVATTILAVDGDIPNSAHLKLVSKYACTQ; encoded by the coding sequence ATGAAGTTTGCTGCTGTACTTGTGGTGATGGTGATTCTAGCGTTCATAACAAATATTGATGGACAGCCTGTTTGTACTAAAATTGACCAGTGTTCTTGTAGATTAAGTGGTGTAGAACCATCCGGCGTGATTAATTTACATGATATAGTAAGTGGTAAACATGAACCAGAATTTGTAGTTGAAGGAAAATCTGAACAAACCAACCTCTGGTATAACTTCTCCTATAACCCGTGTTTCAATTTCTCTGACTATGGGTGTCCAAATACTGGTATATGTCAGACTCATGATGGAATACAACCATATGACTTGGGAAATCTTGACACCACTGAGTTTGCGTATGGAGAAGATGAAAATCATACTATAGTTGCATTATACTTGTCTAAAGATAGCACTACAGATGGCAGAGTATCACTAGTAGGTTTGGTATGCGATGAATCTGAAATGAAAGGAAGATTTGTGTTTAACGGAGAGACACTTCAACAGTTTTATACCTTTTTGCTCTACACGCGATGTGCATGTCCTGGAaaatgtacaaaatcactgaGGGAATGTAGAGCTAAGGATTCATGTAGTTGTGAAATGTCAGATGGAACTGGTACAATTAACCTTCATTCTCTTGATAATCCAAGTAGCCCACTTAGAGATGAAGTAAGTCCAACAAATACCTTTCTATACAATCCTTGCTCAGCTATGACGAACCCCTCATGTAAAAATAACTCACTATGTGAAGAGCAAGGGGAATCAATTATTCCTTTAGGTAGAGCATACTACTCAAGGTTTGTATTCAACAATAATCAACTTGCTGTACAGTACATTCAATTCAATGATAGTTTTTCAACTGTGAATTTGATTTGTGATCACAATCAAACAGATAAGCCTGTGTTTAGAGCAGTTGGTGATGGATATACATACAATCTCTACAGTGTGTGTGCCTGTCCTAATGGTTGTGGTGGTCCACCATCAAATGGAACATGCGACCAAACTGACTCATGTACCTGTAAGAGTACTAGTGATGGTGCAGTGATCAACCTTCATGATCTAGACAACCCATATGCACCACTGACTGCTAAAGACAATGAAGGCCATACCTACTACTACAATCCTTGCAGTGGAATACATTTAGAGGATTCTTCTGGAAAATGTGATGGAGCAGCTGCCTGCCAGTATGACCCATACCATGATGTATACTACAACATTGGAAATAACAGTCCGAGAATAGATTATGATGCCAcctctaaatcatttacatttcaTTACACTGGAGATGGAGATGGTCATTCCATTGATGTAAGAATGATATGTGATCATGATGTTGCTACTACAATACTTGCAGTAGATGGTGATATTCCTAATAGTGCTCATCTAAAATTAGTTTCTAAGTATGCATGTACACAGTAA